A part of Populus alba chromosome 8, ASM523922v2, whole genome shotgun sequence genomic DNA contains:
- the LOC118039841 gene encoding uncharacterized protein isoform X5 — translation MVHMLCMQDCALYWIFGLLWLAEFTSVFFLKFDTTLGILARWITLLTASSQCLGNTLNQTFTMLRINNSFVSSFREAIYKLKCRSESPGGHSAYAFHGIAHTDNFIEMYLRPPSASEEARTNDWIKVRQSGIKYYLSLGDQRIVDKHFIIRPKAEFEVGRMTLGGLLALGYTVVVSYKRASSSVRNGNLSMSSETIDTLSETFIVLRGTDRKTVGAEAMRIGVNGPWITKSYLELILERKGVPRLNTPPLLPNTSTTSNQERAIVAPRPIRTTPNLVNRLEDLSQPWTRSPTKSKMEPMVETWHFTSSDTSHGSSVIEVSHEATTDSTTCRDNMKLAPLPDSYDLDRGLLLAVQAIQALLENKGSPIIVGIGGPSGSGKTSLARKMANIVGCEVVSLENYFKSELVKDFKYDDFSSLDLSLLSKNIGDIRNGRRTKVPMFDLETGARSGFKELEVSEDCGVIIFEGVYALHPEIRISLDLWVAVVGGVHSHLISQVQRDKSRGGCFMSQNEIMMTVFPIFQQHIEPHLVHAHLKIRNDFDPVISPESSLFVLKSNKQVAYQDILKILDPVKLCSSVQNFIDIYLRLPGLPTNGHLADGDCIRVRICEGRFALLIREPLREGNFIIQPKVDFDISISTVAGLLNLGYQAVAYIEASAYIYQDGKILIEVDHLQDTPSPYLQIKGVNKEAVAAAGSTLKLDGSYTTKSYLQIILERLPAMERSYSGIQAQQAARLQELVEFIQSQGSSSASESSPSREAAPLEGIIEDMQFRIKRLERWHAINTVLWTFLMSALVGYSLYQRKHQ, via the exons ATGGTACATATGCTCTGCATGCAAGACTGCGCTCTTTACTGGATATTCGGGTTGCTGTG GTTGGCGGAGTTCACTTCAGTCTTCTTTCTAAAGTTCGATACGACATTGGGGATTCTTGCTCGTTGGATTACCTTATTGACAGCATCTTCCCAATGTTTAGGAAACACATTGAACCAGACCTTCACCATGCTCAG AATAAACAACAGCTTTGTCTCATCATTTAGAGAAGCAATCTACAAGCTAAAATGCAGAAGTGAG TCACCAGGTGGACATTCTGCTTATGCCTTCCATGGAATAGCACATACAGATAA TTTTATTGAGATGTACCTTAGGCCTCCTTCAGCAAGTGAAGAAGCACGGACAAATGATTGGATCAAGGTGCGACAGTCTGGTATCAAATACTATTTGTCACTCGGGGACCAGAGAATTGTTGACAAACATTTTATTATCAGGCCAAAAGCTGAGTTTGAG GTTGGAAGAATGACACTCGGTGGGTTGCTGGCTTTGGGGTACACTGTTGTAGTGAGTTATAAACGGGCATCTTCATCTGTTAGGAATGGCAATCTTTCAATGTCATCAGAGACCATTGATACTCTTAGTGAGACATTCATTGTGCTGAGGGGAACGGATAGGAAA ACCGTTGGAGCAGAGGCAATGAGGATTGGTGTTAATGGACCTTGGATCACTAAGTCATATCTTGAATTGATACTTGAGAGAAAAG GTGTACCACGTCTTAATACCCCACCACTTTTACCTAATACTTCTACGACAAGCAACCAAGAAAGGGCTATTGTTGCCCCAAGGCCAATCCGTACCACTCCAAACCTTGTTAATCGGCTTGAGGATTTATCTCAGCCATGGACTCGGTCTCCTACAAAATCTAAAATGGAGCCTATGGTAGAAACATGGCATTTTACATCATCTGATACATCACATGGGAGTTCTGTCATAG AAGTCTCTCATGAAGCAACCACAGATTCTACCACTTGCAGGGATAACATGAAGCTAGCACCTCTGCCTGATTCATATGACTTGGATAGAGGATTGCTTCTTGCTGTTCAAGCAATACAg GCTTTGTTGGAGAATAAAGGCTCCCCTATCATTGTTGGAATTG GAGGCCCAAGTGGATCTGGAAAAACAAGTTTGGCACGCAAAATGGCTAACATTGTTGGGTGTGAAGTAGTTTCCCttgaaaactattttaaatCTGAACTAGTGAAGGATTTTAAGTATGATGACTTTAGCTCTCTTGATCTGTCTTTGCTTTCAAAG AATATTGGTGACATAAGAAATGGTAGAAGAACAAAAGTACCCATGTTTGATTTGGAGACTGGTGCTCGTAGTGGATTCAAGGAACTTGAAGTTTCTGAAGACTGTGGTGTG ATCATTTTTGAAGGGGTGTATGCTCTGCATCCTGAAATCCGAATATCACTTGACTTGTGGGTTGCTGTT GTTGGTGGTGTTCATTCACATCTTATTTCTCAAGTTCAAAGGGATAAAAGTAGAGGGGGCTGTTTTATGTCCCAAAATGAGATCATGATGACAGTGTTTCCAATTTTCCAGCAGCATATTGAACCACATCTTGTTCATGCACAT CTCAAAATTCGGAATGACTTTGACCCTGTTATTTCCCCTGAGAGTTCTTTGTTTGTCTTGAAGAGTAATAAGCAG GTGGCTTATCAAGATATTTTGAAAATCCTAGATCCTGTGAAGTTGTGCAGTTCTGTTCAGAATTTCATTGATATATACTTAAGGCTCCCTGGACTTCCTACAAATGGACACTTGGCAGATGGTGATTGCATACGAGTCAGAATCTGTGAGGGTAGATTTGCATTGTTGATACGGGAG CCTTTAAGAGAAGggaattttataattcaaccaAAAGTggattttgatatcagcatcaGCACAGTTGCTGGACTTCTTAACCTCGG GTATCAAGCAGTAGCTTACATTGAAGCATCTGCATATATCTACCAAGATGGAAAG ATTCTCATCGAGGTTGATCATCTGCAAGACACCCCTAGTCCTTACTTACAGATCAAGGGGGTTAATAAGGAAGCTGTGGCGGCTGCTGGTTCGACACTTAAACTAGATGGTTCATACACAACTAAG AGTTATCTCCAGATCATTTTGGAAAGATTACCTGCAATGGAAAGAAGTTACAGTGGAATTCAGGCTCAACAAGCTGCAAGGTTGCAGGAACTTGTCGAATTTATACAATCTCAG GGAAGCAGCTCAGCTTCAGAATCCTCTCCGAGCAGGGAGGCTGCTCCTTTGGAAGGAATAATTGAGGATATGCAGTTTAGAATCAAAAGGCTGGAGAGATGGCATGCTATCAACACG GTGCTATGGACTTTTCTGATGTCTGCCCTTGTTGGTTATTCGCTTTACCAAAGGAAACACCAATGA
- the LOC118039841 gene encoding uncharacterized protein isoform X4 — protein MENYRTGVDDVSDLDSIDFDALVQNLEDLTKGKDTLIPVFDYQQKRRIGSKGIKSISSGVVIVDGTYALHARLRSLLDIRVAVVGGVHFSLLSKVRYDIGDSCSLDYLIDSIFPMFRKHIEPDLHHAQIRINNSFVSSFREAIYKLKCRSESPGGHSAYAFHGIAHTDNFIEMYLRPPSASEEARTNDWIKVRQSGIKYYLSLGDQRIVDKHFIIRPKAEFEVGRMTLGGLLALGYTVVVSYKRASSSVRNGNLSMSSETIDTLSETFIVLRGTDRKTVGAEAMRIGVNGPWITKSYLELILERKGVPRLNTPPLLPNTSTTSNQERAIVAPRPIRTTPNLVNRLEDLSQPWTRSPTKSKMEPMVETWHFTSSDTSHGSSVIEVSHEATTDSTTCRDNMKLAPLPDSYDLDRGLLLAVQAIQALLENKGSPIIVGIGGPSGSGKTSLARKMANIVGCEVVSLENYFKSELVKDFKYDDFSSLDLSLLSKNIGDIRNGRRTKVPMFDLETGARSGFKELEVSEDCGVIIFEGVYALHPEIRISLDLWVAVVGGVHSHLISQVQRDKSRGGCFMSQNEIMMTVFPIFQQHIEPHLVHAHLKIRNDFDPVISPESSLFVLKSNKQVAYQDILKILDPVKLCSSVQNFIDIYLRLPGLPTNGHLADGDCIRVRICEGRFALLIREPLREGNFIIQPKVDFDISISTVAGLLNLGYQAVAYIEASAYIYQDGKILIEVDHLQDTPSPYLQIKGVNKEAVAAAGSTLKLDGSYTTKSYLQIILERLPAMERSYSGIQAQQAARLQELVEFIQSQGSSSASESSPSREAAPLEGIIEDMQFRIKRLERWHAINTVLWTFLMSALVGYSLYQRKHQ, from the exons ATGGAGAATTATCGCACTGGAGTCGATGACGTGAGTGATTTGGATTCAATTGACTTCGACGCATTAGTACAAAATCTTGAG GATTTGACGAAAGGAAAAGATACTTTGATACCAGTGTTTGATTACCAACAGAAGAGACGTATTGGTTCCAAAGGAATAAAGAGCATATCATCTGGAGTG gtGATAGTTGATGGTACATATGCTCTGCATGCAAGACTGCGCTCTTTACTGGATATTCGGGTTGCTGTG GTTGGCGGAGTTCACTTCAGTCTTCTTTCTAAAGTTCGATACGACATTGGGGATTCTTGCTCGTTGGATTACCTTATTGACAGCATCTTCCCAATGTTTAGGAAACACATTGAACCAGACCTTCACCATGCTCAG ATCAGAATAAACAACAGCTTTGTCTCATCATTTAGAGAAGCAATCTACAAGCTAAAATGCAGAAGTGAG TCACCAGGTGGACATTCTGCTTATGCCTTCCATGGAATAGCACATACAGATAA TTTTATTGAGATGTACCTTAGGCCTCCTTCAGCAAGTGAAGAAGCACGGACAAATGATTGGATCAAGGTGCGACAGTCTGGTATCAAATACTATTTGTCACTCGGGGACCAGAGAATTGTTGACAAACATTTTATTATCAGGCCAAAAGCTGAGTTTGAG GTTGGAAGAATGACACTCGGTGGGTTGCTGGCTTTGGGGTACACTGTTGTAGTGAGTTATAAACGGGCATCTTCATCTGTTAGGAATGGCAATCTTTCAATGTCATCAGAGACCATTGATACTCTTAGTGAGACATTCATTGTGCTGAGGGGAACGGATAGGAAA ACCGTTGGAGCAGAGGCAATGAGGATTGGTGTTAATGGACCTTGGATCACTAAGTCATATCTTGAATTGATACTTGAGAGAAAAG GTGTACCACGTCTTAATACCCCACCACTTTTACCTAATACTTCTACGACAAGCAACCAAGAAAGGGCTATTGTTGCCCCAAGGCCAATCCGTACCACTCCAAACCTTGTTAATCGGCTTGAGGATTTATCTCAGCCATGGACTCGGTCTCCTACAAAATCTAAAATGGAGCCTATGGTAGAAACATGGCATTTTACATCATCTGATACATCACATGGGAGTTCTGTCATAG AAGTCTCTCATGAAGCAACCACAGATTCTACCACTTGCAGGGATAACATGAAGCTAGCACCTCTGCCTGATTCATATGACTTGGATAGAGGATTGCTTCTTGCTGTTCAAGCAATACAg GCTTTGTTGGAGAATAAAGGCTCCCCTATCATTGTTGGAATTG GAGGCCCAAGTGGATCTGGAAAAACAAGTTTGGCACGCAAAATGGCTAACATTGTTGGGTGTGAAGTAGTTTCCCttgaaaactattttaaatCTGAACTAGTGAAGGATTTTAAGTATGATGACTTTAGCTCTCTTGATCTGTCTTTGCTTTCAAAG AATATTGGTGACATAAGAAATGGTAGAAGAACAAAAGTACCCATGTTTGATTTGGAGACTGGTGCTCGTAGTGGATTCAAGGAACTTGAAGTTTCTGAAGACTGTGGTGTG ATCATTTTTGAAGGGGTGTATGCTCTGCATCCTGAAATCCGAATATCACTTGACTTGTGGGTTGCTGTT GTTGGTGGTGTTCATTCACATCTTATTTCTCAAGTTCAAAGGGATAAAAGTAGAGGGGGCTGTTTTATGTCCCAAAATGAGATCATGATGACAGTGTTTCCAATTTTCCAGCAGCATATTGAACCACATCTTGTTCATGCACAT CTCAAAATTCGGAATGACTTTGACCCTGTTATTTCCCCTGAGAGTTCTTTGTTTGTCTTGAAGAGTAATAAGCAG GTGGCTTATCAAGATATTTTGAAAATCCTAGATCCTGTGAAGTTGTGCAGTTCTGTTCAGAATTTCATTGATATATACTTAAGGCTCCCTGGACTTCCTACAAATGGACACTTGGCAGATGGTGATTGCATACGAGTCAGAATCTGTGAGGGTAGATTTGCATTGTTGATACGGGAG CCTTTAAGAGAAGggaattttataattcaaccaAAAGTggattttgatatcagcatcaGCACAGTTGCTGGACTTCTTAACCTCGG GTATCAAGCAGTAGCTTACATTGAAGCATCTGCATATATCTACCAAGATGGAAAG ATTCTCATCGAGGTTGATCATCTGCAAGACACCCCTAGTCCTTACTTACAGATCAAGGGGGTTAATAAGGAAGCTGTGGCGGCTGCTGGTTCGACACTTAAACTAGATGGTTCATACACAACTAAG AGTTATCTCCAGATCATTTTGGAAAGATTACCTGCAATGGAAAGAAGTTACAGTGGAATTCAGGCTCAACAAGCTGCAAGGTTGCAGGAACTTGTCGAATTTATACAATCTCAG GGAAGCAGCTCAGCTTCAGAATCCTCTCCGAGCAGGGAGGCTGCTCCTTTGGAAGGAATAATTGAGGATATGCAGTTTAGAATCAAAAGGCTGGAGAGATGGCATGCTATCAACACG GTGCTATGGACTTTTCTGATGTCTGCCCTTGTTGGTTATTCGCTTTACCAAAGGAAACACCAATGA